The nucleotide window TCCCATATATTTCAACCATGTGAATTCCCAAATTGAGTGGGTTCACAATAAATGATTGAAGTAATTACAATGATGTGAATCAACCAAATCAATTGACATAAACCATCACATGATTCATGATTGGGTGAGTTTTAGGtggtattaaaaattaaaaaaaaaaggtatagaatataaaaaaacatttaaacacaaaataaaattaaaatcatttttcctGAAACAATTAGAACAACATGGCAGAGAAAAtcatttcttcaattttatttttgatgaatATTTCTTCGGTTGTTAcataaaatgatcaaaattatgCTCCATAAACACGTTCCAAGTTTGACGAAGttctttagttaaaaaaaaagtgttcaacGAAATCGAAGCCCGGAATTAAGAATTTCCCCACAAGACCGGGACCAGCAATTAGAGTACACGTAAAGCTATCACGTATTCGCTTTGTTGGCTACGTTTGTAGTTGGATTATTACAGGCATAATATAAAACATGTTTGTGAATCATACGCAAAGGAAACAGCATGtaaccttttaaaaaaacaaatattttcaattcCAACCCTTTGATTGGTATCTTCATCTTATAACTAGAATCTTGTTGTtgaattcaatcattcaataaCCCAACATGGAGGATTCTTCTCTCTACACTTCAACTCCAAGTTCCCAGCAGCAACATCTTCTAAACCATCCTAGAGAAGGGTCAGAGACAGAACAAGATGGTTCCAAGACAAAATCACACAAGAAGCTAGCACTTCTCCCTTTGGTTTTTCTGATCTATTTTGAGGTTGCTGGAGGCCCCTATGGTGAAGAGCCTTCAGTGGGTGCTGCAGGCCCTCTAATAGCCATCCTTGGCTTTGTGGTTTTCCCTTTCATTTGGAGCATTCCAGAGGCACTTCTCACTGCTGAATTGGCCACAACTTTCCCTGGCAATGGTGGGTTTGTGATATGGGCCAATGAAGCCTTTGGACCCTTCTGGGGCTCCCTCATGGGCTTCTGGAAGTTCTTCAGTGGGGTCATCAACTTAGCCTCATACCCGGTTCTCTGCATAAACTATCTCAAATTGGTAGTCCCAGCTTTATCTTCTGGCTTCCCTCGCTCTGTGTCTATTTTTCTCTCCACTTGTGTGTTGTCTTTTTTGAACTATTCTGGTTTGGCTATAGTGGGTTATACTGCAGTTGTTCTTGGTGTTTTTTCACTTTTGCCTTTTGTGTTGTtgtctttgttttctttgcCTAAAATTGACCCCAACAAGTGGCTAAGTTTTGGTCAAGAGGGTGTGGAGAATGATTGGACACTCTACTTCAACACCATCTTTTGGAACTTGAACTTTTGGGACAGTGCTAGCACTCTAGCTGGTGAAGTTGAAGAGCCTCATAAAACTTTCCCAAAGGCCTTGTTTTCTGCAGGGCTGCTTACTTGTTTGGGTTACATAATTCCCTTGTTGGCTGCCACTGGGGCTatgccacttgatcaacaaagTTGGGTT belongs to Glycine soja cultivar W05 chromosome 5, ASM419377v2, whole genome shotgun sequence and includes:
- the LOC114412909 gene encoding probable polyamine transporter At3g13620; translation: MEDSSLYTSTPSSQQQHLLNHPREGSETEQDGSKTKSHKKLALLPLVFLIYFEVAGGPYGEEPSVGAAGPLIAILGFVVFPFIWSIPEALLTAELATTFPGNGGFVIWANEAFGPFWGSLMGFWKFFSGVINLASYPVLCINYLKLVVPALSSGFPRSVSIFLSTCVLSFLNYSGLAIVGYTAVVLGVFSLLPFVLLSLFSLPKIDPNKWLSFGQEGVENDWTLYFNTIFWNLNFWDSASTLAGEVEEPHKTFPKALFSAGLLTCLGYIIPLLAATGAMPLDQQSWVGGYFAHVAGVIAGNWLKIWMEIGAVLSIIGLFEAQLSSAAYQLLGMADLGFIPRIFGERSKWFNTPWMAILISTVIALGMSFLTFTEIISTVNFLYSLGMLLEFAAFLRLRRKFPALKRPFQVPLGFFGLVIMCFVPSVLLVYVMSVASKIVYVASAFLTSLGIALYYFMNLSKSRKWLEFSRVGDKLGENDYVL